A single Pseudomonas sp. HN11 DNA region contains:
- a CDS encoding MlaA family lipoprotein, with protein MRWSHYFAQLSVCATVLLAPFAVQAASEDDPWESVNRPIFTFNDTVDTYALKPLAQGYQFVTPQFMQDGIHNFFRNIGDVGNLANNVLQLKPHNAGVDTARLLVNTTFGVLGFIDVGTKMGLQRSDEDFGQTLGYWGVGSGPYVMLPLLGPSTLRDAPSKYVDSYTQPYRYMNDIGWRNSTFGLNIVDTRASLLDSEKLITGDKYTFIRNAYLQNREFKVKDGKVVDDF; from the coding sequence ATGCGCTGGAGCCACTATTTCGCTCAGCTGTCGGTGTGTGCCACTGTCTTGCTGGCGCCTTTTGCCGTACAAGCTGCATCGGAAGATGATCCATGGGAAAGCGTCAACCGCCCGATCTTCACCTTCAACGACACTGTTGATACCTATGCCCTCAAGCCTTTGGCCCAAGGCTATCAGTTCGTGACGCCGCAATTCATGCAGGACGGTATTCACAACTTCTTCCGCAATATCGGCGATGTCGGCAACCTGGCCAACAATGTGCTGCAGCTCAAGCCGCATAATGCAGGTGTCGACACGGCCCGTTTGCTGGTCAACACCACTTTCGGCGTCCTGGGCTTTATCGATGTCGGCACCAAAATGGGACTGCAGCGCAGCGATGAAGATTTCGGCCAGACCCTCGGCTACTGGGGCGTGGGCAGCGGTCCTTACGTGATGCTGCCATTGTTGGGCCCAAGCACCTTGCGTGATGCGCCGTCCAAGTACGTGGACAGCTATACCCAACCGTACCGCTACATGAATGACATCGGCTGGCGCAACAGCACCTTCGGCCTGAATATCGTTGATACCCGTGCCAGCTTGCTCGACAGCGAGAAGCTGATCACCGGCGACAAGTACACCTTCATCCGTAACGCCTACCTGCAGAACCGCGAGTTCAAGGTCAAGGACGGCAAGGTCGTCGACGACTTTTAA
- a CDS encoding PilZ domain-containing protein, whose protein sequence is MSEHERDYAEKRDFIRMRVDADVSLIHAGQEIAGVCVDLSSSGMQVQAPRQFSVGDLLTVRIDSEHAALKGLEADTEVVWAKATGEDQHLGLRILKMR, encoded by the coding sequence ATGAGCGAACACGAGCGCGACTACGCCGAAAAACGCGATTTCATCCGCATGCGTGTGGATGCCGATGTATCGCTGATCCACGCAGGGCAAGAGATTGCGGGGGTTTGCGTGGACCTTTCCAGTTCTGGCATGCAGGTGCAGGCGCCTCGACAGTTCAGCGTGGGCGACCTGCTGACGGTGCGCATCGATTCGGAGCATGCCGCGCTGAAAGGCCTTGAGGCCGATACCGAGGTGGTATGGGCCAAGGCTACCGGTGAAGACCAGCACCTGGGCCTCAGAATCCTGAAAATGCGCTGA
- the rssB gene encoding two-component system response regulator RssB has translation MQKTSATLLIIDDDEVVRASLAAYLEDSGFSVLQASNGQQGLQVFERDQPDLVICDLRMPQMGGLELIRQVTELAPQTPVIVVSGAGVMNDAVEALRLGAADYLIKPLEDLAVLEHSVRRALDRARLLVENQRYREKLETANRELEASLNLLQEDQNAGRQVQMNMLPVSPWTIDDFQFAHQIIPSLYLSGDFVDYFRVDERRVAFYLADVSGHGASSAFVTVLLKFMTTRLLFESKRNGTLPEFTPSEVLGHINRGLISCKLGKHVTMVGGVIDEETGLLTYSIGGHLPMPVLYTPDSVRYLEGRGLPVGLFNEATYEDHILELPPTFSLTLMSDGILDLLPEPTLKEKEAALPQKVRSAGGSLDGLRQVFGLATLGEMPDDIALLVLSRNL, from the coding sequence ATGCAAAAAACCAGTGCCACGCTGCTGATAATCGATGACGACGAAGTAGTGCGCGCGAGCCTCGCGGCCTATTTGGAAGACAGTGGCTTCAGCGTCCTGCAGGCCAGTAATGGCCAACAGGGTCTCCAGGTATTCGAGCGCGACCAGCCCGACCTTGTGATCTGCGACCTGCGCATGCCCCAGATGGGCGGCCTGGAGCTGATTCGCCAGGTGACTGAGCTCGCCCCGCAGACCCCGGTGATTGTCGTGTCGGGCGCCGGGGTGATGAACGATGCTGTCGAAGCGCTGCGCCTGGGCGCCGCCGACTACCTGATCAAGCCCCTGGAAGACCTGGCGGTGCTGGAGCACTCGGTGCGCCGTGCCCTGGACCGGGCACGCCTGTTGGTGGAGAACCAGCGCTACCGCGAAAAGCTCGAAACCGCCAACCGCGAACTCGAAGCCAGCCTCAACCTGCTCCAGGAAGACCAGAACGCCGGTCGCCAGGTGCAGATGAACATGCTGCCGGTCAGCCCCTGGACCATCGATGACTTCCAGTTTGCTCACCAGATCATCCCGTCGCTGTACCTGTCGGGTGATTTTGTCGACTACTTCCGTGTTGACGAGCGGCGTGTCGCGTTCTACCTGGCCGATGTGTCCGGCCACGGTGCTTCCTCTGCTTTTGTCACCGTGTTGTTGAAGTTCATGACCACACGGCTGCTGTTCGAATCCAAGCGCAATGGCACCTTGCCGGAGTTCACCCCCTCCGAGGTGCTGGGCCACATCAACCGGGGCCTGATCAGCTGCAAGCTAGGCAAGCACGTGACGATGGTCGGCGGCGTGATTGATGAAGAAACCGGTCTTTTGACCTACAGCATCGGCGGTCACCTGCCGATGCCGGTTTTATACACTCCAGACAGTGTGCGTTACCTGGAAGGGCGTGGTCTGCCGGTGGGCTTGTTCAATGAAGCCACCTACGAAGACCACATCCTGGAACTGCCGCCGACCTTCAGTCTCACGCTGATGTCCGACGGTATCCTGGACCTTCTTCCAGAGCCTACACTCAAAGAGAAAGAAGCCGCCTTGCCCCAAAAGGTCAGGTCGGCGGGCGGCAGCCTGGATGGCCTGCGGCAGGTTTTTGGATTGGCCACGCTAGGGGAGATGCCGGATGATATCGCCCTATTGGTGTTGAGCAGGAATCTTTGA
- the rssC gene encoding anti-sigma factor antagonist RssC: MSTGRIQFAEQDGTFVLKFVGEVRLTLCSALDATIERIFTALNFSAIVIDLTETRSIDSTTLGLLAKLSILSRQKVGLLPTVVTTHEDITRLLQSMGFDQVFNIVDRPIPCPECLTDLPSQDQSEEVVRVKVLEAHKILMGLNESNREAFHDLVNALERH; this comes from the coding sequence ATGAGTACCGGAAGAATCCAATTCGCCGAGCAAGACGGGACCTTCGTCCTGAAGTTTGTCGGTGAAGTGCGCCTGACCTTGTGTTCGGCGCTGGATGCGACGATTGAGCGGATCTTCACAGCGCTGAACTTCTCGGCGATCGTGATCGATCTGACCGAAACCCGCAGCATCGATAGCACCACCCTTGGTCTATTGGCCAAGTTGTCCATTCTGTCTCGGCAGAAGGTCGGTCTGTTGCCGACTGTGGTCACCACCCACGAAGACATCACCCGTCTGTTGCAGTCCATGGGCTTTGATCAAGTGTTCAACATCGTTGATCGCCCGATCCCGTGCCCGGAATGCCTGACCGACCTGCCTTCGCAGGACCAGTCTGAGGAAGTGGTGCGTGTGAAGGTGTTAGAAGCGCACAAGATCCTGATGGGGTTGAACGAGTCCAATCGCGAAGCGTTCCACGACCTGGTAAATGCTCTAGAGCGCCACTGA
- the tal gene encoding transaldolase, producing the protein MTSKLEQLKQFTTVVADTGDFSTLAKLKPQDATTNPSLLLKAASISGYAKLLDECVQDCNGDVGLASDRFAVAVGQEILKVVPGRISTEVDARLSFDEDAILKRAHRLIDLYDKAGVSRDRVLIKIASTWEGIRAAEKLEKEGIQTNLTLLFSFAQAVACAEAGVFLISPFVGRIYDWYKKANGNDYTGSDDPGVQSVTRIYNYYKANGYKTVVMGASFRNLSQIEELAGCDRLTISPDLLEKLAADEGKLERKLSPGHAGEARVHLTEAQFRWESNEDAMATEKLAEGIRQFARDQEKLEALLSAKL; encoded by the coding sequence ATGACTTCCAAGCTGGAACAACTCAAGCAATTCACCACCGTCGTAGCCGATACCGGCGATTTTTCCACCCTCGCCAAGCTCAAGCCGCAAGACGCCACTACCAACCCTTCCCTGCTGCTCAAGGCCGCTTCGATCTCAGGCTATGCCAAGCTGCTGGATGAGTGCGTACAGGACTGCAACGGTGATGTGGGCCTGGCCAGCGACCGTTTTGCGGTGGCGGTAGGTCAAGAGATTCTTAAAGTGGTGCCGGGCCGTATTTCCACTGAGGTGGATGCCCGTCTGTCGTTTGACGAAGACGCGATACTCAAGCGTGCGCATCGTCTGATCGATCTGTACGACAAAGCCGGCGTTAGCCGTGACCGTGTGCTGATCAAGATCGCCTCCACCTGGGAAGGTATCCGCGCGGCGGAGAAGCTCGAAAAAGAAGGCATCCAGACCAACCTGACGCTGCTGTTCTCGTTTGCCCAGGCCGTGGCTTGTGCCGAAGCGGGTGTGTTCTTGATTTCGCCGTTCGTGGGCCGTATCTACGACTGGTACAAGAAGGCCAACGGCAACGACTACACCGGTTCGGATGATCCGGGCGTGCAGTCGGTGACACGCATCTACAACTACTACAAGGCCAATGGCTACAAGACTGTGGTGATGGGAGCGAGTTTCCGCAACCTGAGCCAGATCGAAGAGCTGGCCGGGTGTGATCGCTTGACCATCAGCCCCGACCTGCTGGAGAAGCTGGCGGCCGATGAAGGCAAGCTGGAGCGCAAACTGTCGCCAGGCCATGCCGGTGAAGCCCGTGTGCACCTGACTGAAGCGCAATTTCGTTGGGAGTCCAACGAGGATGCGATGGCGACTGAGAAGTTGGCGGAGGGGATTCGTCAGTTCGCTCGGGATCAGGAGAAGCTGGAGGCGCTGTTGTCGGCCAAGTTGTAA
- the dusA gene encoding tRNA dihydrouridine(20/20a) synthase DusA produces the protein MSLQTAPLSRRFSVAPMMDWTDRHCRYFLRLLSKHALLYTEMVTTGAILHGDHDRFLRHNEAEHPLALQLGGSVPADLAACARMAEAAGYDEVNLNVGCPSDRVQNNMIGAILMAHPALVADCVKAMRDAVSIPVTVKHRIGINGRDSYAELCDFVGTVKDAGCTSFTVHARIAILEGLSPKENRDIPPLRYDVAAQLKRDFPGLEFILNGGIKTLEQCHEHLQRFDGVMLGREAYHNPYLLAEVDQQLFGSEAPVISRAQALVQLRPYIAEHLATGGSMHHVTRHILGLGTGFPGARKFRQLLSVDIHKASDPLALLDQAGELLEGR, from the coding sequence ATGTCCCTACAAACCGCCCCACTCTCCCGCCGCTTCTCCGTCGCCCCGATGATGGATTGGACCGACCGCCACTGCCGGTACTTCCTACGTCTGCTCTCCAAGCACGCCCTGCTCTACACCGAAATGGTCACCACCGGTGCCATCCTCCACGGCGACCACGACCGTTTCCTGCGTCACAACGAAGCCGAGCATCCGCTTGCACTGCAACTGGGCGGCAGTGTTCCCGCCGACCTGGCCGCGTGCGCACGCATGGCCGAAGCCGCCGGTTACGACGAAGTGAACCTGAACGTCGGCTGCCCCAGCGACCGTGTGCAAAACAACATGATTGGCGCGATCCTGATGGCGCACCCTGCGTTGGTGGCCGATTGCGTAAAGGCCATGCGTGACGCCGTGTCGATTCCGGTAACGGTGAAGCATCGCATCGGGATCAACGGCCGCGACAGCTATGCCGAGTTGTGTGATTTCGTCGGGACGGTGAAGGACGCGGGCTGCACCAGTTTTACCGTGCATGCGCGGATTGCGATTCTGGAGGGGTTGTCGCCGAAGGAGAACCGCGACATTCCGCCGTTGCGCTATGACGTGGCGGCGCAGTTGAAGCGGGATTTCCCTGGATTGGAGTTTATTCTCAACGGCGGGATCAAGACGCTGGAGCAGTGCCATGAGCATTTGCAGAGGTTTGATGGGGTGATGTTGGGGCGAGAGGCTTATCACAATCCGTATTTGCTGGCGGAGGTGGATCAGCAGTTGTTTGGCAGTGAGGCGCCGGTGATCAGTCGCGCGCAGGCGTTGGTGCAGTTGCGGCCTTATATTGCAGAGCATTTGGCGACCGGTGGTTCGATGCACCATGTCACGCGGCATATTTTGGGGTTGGGCACGGGGTTCCCGGGGGCGCGCAAGTTCAGGCAGTTGTTGTCGGTGGATATTCATAAGGCGAGTGATCCGTTGGCTTTATTGGATCAGGCTGGGGAGTTGTTGGAGGGGCGGTAA
- a CDS encoding type II toxin-antitoxin system RelE/ParE family toxin, producing the protein MRVEWLEKALKNLEDEANYIALENPKAADDFSDAIFASVDRLAQFPSMGREGRVKHTREWAVPNWSYLIPYRVRGDRLQILGVFHTRQRPRSKW; encoded by the coding sequence ATGCGGGTTGAGTGGCTTGAAAAAGCGCTCAAAAATCTGGAAGACGAAGCGAACTATATCGCTCTTGAAAATCCAAAAGCCGCTGATGACTTCTCGGATGCCATTTTCGCCAGCGTCGACAGGCTGGCTCAGTTTCCTTCCATGGGGCGCGAAGGTCGGGTGAAACATACCCGCGAATGGGCAGTTCCCAACTGGTCCTATCTGATCCCGTATAGAGTGCGGGGTGATCGACTGCAGATCCTTGGCGTATTCCATACACGGCAACGTCCTCGCTCGAAGTGGTAA
- a CDS encoding CopG family ribbon-helix-helix protein, with protein sequence MTGISLNLPEDLSNSLADLAKTNGQTASYLAMDVLRDYIEHEKTLTAQIELAVKEADTGKFATDDQVAAMRARRWSSNAG encoded by the coding sequence ATGACTGGAATATCCCTAAACCTGCCGGAAGACCTCTCCAACTCTCTCGCCGACCTGGCCAAAACCAACGGCCAGACAGCGAGCTACCTAGCGATGGACGTTCTTCGCGATTACATCGAGCATGAGAAAACGCTGACCGCCCAAATCGAGCTGGCAGTAAAGGAAGCCGACACAGGCAAATTCGCCACCGATGATCAAGTGGCGGCCATGCGCGCTAGGCGCTGGAGCAGTAATGCGGGTTGA
- a CDS encoding DUF6124 family protein gives MHNNTRSSSLDQIASSVDPKLQAAAQRANHHHLPPSDDAAPAEHPSNNLFLVNPTIDPETLLANAAENLASANEMAATLAFDLDDSQRAIALGIQQLIELSLLLVDRAQEQVAPLTASVKA, from the coding sequence ATGCACAACAACACACGCAGTTCTTCACTTGATCAAATCGCATCGTCCGTCGATCCCAAGCTTCAAGCCGCAGCCCAGCGAGCAAACCATCATCACTTGCCCCCATCCGACGACGCTGCGCCCGCAGAACACCCAAGCAACAACCTATTCCTCGTAAACCCAACCATCGATCCCGAGACCCTCCTGGCCAACGCCGCTGAAAACCTGGCATCCGCCAACGAAATGGCCGCCACCTTGGCGTTCGACCTCGACGACTCCCAGCGGGCCATCGCCTTGGGCATTCAGCAGTTGATCGAGTTGAGTTTGCTGCTCGTTGACCGAGCCCAGGAGCAAGTTGCGCCTTTGACCGCCTCAGTTAAAGCCTGA
- a CDS encoding MFS transporter, translating to MTIQQTPGHVLPARRAAKMEAAMAVGAFAIGTGEFAIMGLMPDIAQNLGLSEPQVGHAISAYALGVMVGAPLLAILGAKLLRKHMLLLLMGLYALGNFATAFTPTFGSLVAFRFISGLPHGAYFGIAAVVASSMVPTDKRAGAVARVMMGLTLAMLLGNPIATFLGQHLGWRSAFALVSVIALCTIALVWQFVPHRHDEQRSDPRKELRAFTKPQVWMALSIGAIGFAGMFCVFSYLAPTMLEVTKVSPQWIPFGLAAFGVGGIIGNIAGGKLFDRLQFRAVGLILVWSMAVLLFFPFATSSLWGVLLSMGLVGTMVALAAPLQIRLMDIAHEAPSLAAASNHAAFNLANALGPWFGGMAITAGLGWTSTGYIGAATALVGLGLYLIARRMKGGH from the coding sequence ATGACTATCCAGCAAACACCCGGGCACGTACTGCCCGCGCGCCGCGCCGCCAAAATGGAAGCGGCCATGGCCGTGGGCGCCTTCGCGATCGGTACCGGCGAATTCGCCATCATGGGCCTGATGCCCGACATCGCCCAGAACCTCGGTTTGAGCGAACCCCAGGTCGGCCACGCCATCAGCGCCTACGCCCTCGGCGTGATGGTCGGCGCACCGCTACTGGCCATTCTTGGCGCCAAACTGCTGCGCAAACATATGCTGCTGTTGCTGATGGGCCTGTATGCGCTGGGCAACTTCGCCACCGCCTTCACCCCCACCTTCGGCTCCCTGGTGGCCTTCCGCTTTATCAGCGGCCTGCCGCACGGCGCCTACTTCGGCATCGCCGCGGTGGTCGCCTCCAGCATGGTGCCTACCGACAAACGCGCCGGTGCCGTAGCCCGCGTGATGATGGGCCTGACCCTGGCCATGCTGCTCGGCAACCCCATCGCCACCTTCCTCGGCCAACACCTGGGCTGGCGCTCGGCGTTTGCACTGGTCAGCGTGATTGCCCTGTGCACAATCGCACTGGTCTGGCAATTCGTGCCCCATCGCCACGACGAACAACGCAGCGACCCGCGCAAGGAACTGCGCGCCTTCACCAAACCCCAGGTGTGGATGGCGCTGTCCATTGGTGCTATTGGCTTTGCCGGGATGTTCTGCGTATTCAGCTATTTGGCGCCGACCATGCTGGAAGTGACCAAAGTGTCGCCGCAGTGGATTCCGTTTGGTTTGGCAGCATTTGGCGTGGGCGGCATCATCGGCAACATCGCCGGCGGCAAGCTGTTTGATCGCCTGCAGTTTCGGGCCGTGGGCTTGATCCTGGTGTGGTCGATGGCCGTGCTGCTGTTCTTCCCCTTCGCCACCTCGTCGCTGTGGGGCGTGCTGCTGAGCATGGGATTGGTTGGCACTATGGTTGCGCTGGCAGCACCGTTGCAGATTCGCCTGATGGACATTGCCCACGAGGCCCCGAGCCTGGCGGCAGCGTCCAACCATGCGGCGTTTAACTTGGCGAATGCGCTGGGGCCGTGGTTTGGTGGGATGGCTATTACGGCGGGGTTGGGCTGGACCAGCACCGGCTACATCGGCGCCGCAACAGCCCTGGTCGGCCTGGGCCTCTACCTGATCGCCCGCCGCATGAAGGGCGGGCACTGA
- the mqo gene encoding malate dehydrogenase (quinone), giving the protein MFKKVNTALLGLALSLGISSAQAEEAKKVDVLLIGGGIMSATLGVWLNELEPGWSMEMVERLDGVAEESSNGWNNAGTGHSALAELNYTPEDKNGNVEIPKAVEINEAFQISRQFWAWQVQQGVLKNPRSFINTTPHMSFVWGDDNIKFLKKRYEALKASPLFAGMQYSEDPAQIAKWVPLMMEGRDPNQKIAATWSPLGTDMNFGEITRQFVAHLQTTPKFDLKLSSEVQDITKNADGSWRVSYKNLKDGTKTETDAKFVFIGAGGGALHLLQKSGIPEAKEYAGFPVGGSFLVTDNPTVAEQHLAKAYGKASVGAPPMSVPHLDTRVLDGKRVILFGPFATFSTKFLKEGSYLDLLTSTTTHNIWPMTKVGIREYPLVEYLAGQLMLSDDDRFKALQEYFPNAKQSDWRLWQAGQRVQIIKRDEEQGGVLKLGTEVVSSADNTIAGLLGASPGASTAAPIMLTVLEKVFKDKVATPEWQTKLHQIVPSYGTKLNNSPEAVAKEWAYTANILQLPTPPVIPQATAPQATEAAKPAAEPSKPASDLAL; this is encoded by the coding sequence ATGTTTAAAAAAGTAAACACTGCCCTGCTGGGGCTGGCTTTGTCGCTGGGGATCAGCTCCGCTCAGGCGGAAGAGGCAAAGAAAGTCGATGTGCTGCTGATCGGCGGCGGCATCATGAGTGCGACCCTGGGTGTATGGCTCAATGAGCTGGAGCCGGGTTGGTCGATGGAAATGGTCGAGCGCCTTGACGGCGTGGCCGAAGAAAGCTCCAACGGCTGGAACAACGCCGGTACCGGTCACTCGGCCCTGGCTGAGTTGAACTACACCCCGGAAGACAAGAACGGCAACGTTGAGATCCCGAAAGCGGTCGAGATCAACGAAGCGTTCCAGATCTCCCGTCAGTTCTGGGCCTGGCAGGTCCAGCAGGGCGTGCTGAAGAACCCGCGTTCGTTCATCAACACCACACCGCACATGAGCTTTGTGTGGGGCGATGACAACATCAAGTTCCTGAAAAAGCGCTACGAAGCCCTGAAGGCCAGCCCGCTGTTCGCCGGCATGCAGTACTCCGAAGACCCGGCGCAGATCGCCAAGTGGGTTCCGTTGATGATGGAAGGGCGTGACCCGAACCAGAAAATCGCGGCCACCTGGAGCCCGCTGGGTACCGACATGAACTTCGGCGAGATCACCCGCCAGTTCGTCGCTCACCTGCAGACCACGCCTAAGTTCGACCTGAAACTGTCGAGCGAAGTGCAGGACATCACCAAGAACGCCGACGGCTCGTGGCGTGTGAGCTACAAAAACCTGAAAGACGGCACCAAGACCGAAACCGACGCCAAGTTCGTGTTCATCGGCGCCGGCGGCGGTGCACTGCATCTGCTGCAAAAGTCGGGCATTCCTGAAGCCAAGGAATACGCGGGCTTCCCAGTGGGCGGTTCGTTCCTGGTAACCGATAACCCAACAGTGGCCGAGCAGCACCTGGCCAAGGCCTACGGTAAAGCGTCGGTTGGCGCACCGCCAATGTCGGTTCCGCACCTGGACACCCGCGTGCTGGATGGCAAGCGCGTGATCCTGTTTGGCCCATTTGCCACCTTCTCGACCAAGTTCCTGAAAGAAGGCTCGTACCTGGACCTGCTGACCAGCACCACTACCCACAACATCTGGCCCATGACCAAAGTCGGTATTCGTGAATACCCACTGGTCGAGTACCTCGCCGGCCAACTGATGCTGTCGGATGACGACCGCTTCAAGGCACTGCAGGAATACTTCCCGAACGCCAAGCAATCCGACTGGCGCCTGTGGCAAGCCGGTCAGCGCGTGCAGATCATCAAGCGTGACGAAGAGCAGGGCGGCGTCCTGAAACTCGGTACCGAAGTGGTCAGCTCCGCCGACAACACCATCGCTGGCCTGTTGGGTGCATCGCCAGGCGCGTCCACCGCGGCTCCGATCATGCTGACCGTGCTGGAGAAAGTGTTCAAGGACAAAGTGGCGACCCCTGAGTGGCAGACCAAACTGCATCAGATCGTACCGAGCTACGGCACCAAGCTGAACAATAGCCCTGAAGCCGTTGCCAAGGAATGGGCCTACACCGCCAATATCCTGCAACTGCCTACACCGCCTGTAATTCCGCAGGCCACTGCTCCACAGGCCACCGAGGCTGCCAAGCCAGCGGCTGAGCCAAGCAAGCCGGCGTCTGACCTGGCGCTGTAA